One Apteryx mantelli isolate bAptMan1 chromosome 2, bAptMan1.hap1, whole genome shotgun sequence genomic window, AGCTCTGGTTTTGGGGAGGGTGAGTAATATCCCAGCCTTGTGCAGTGCATCTGCCTCTCCAGATTTGAAGCTTTCTGGGGCAGACTTTATTCTGTCAGCCCTACAGAGAGACTCAAGTGGCTGAGTGCCCCTTTGATTTTTTTAGGAGAATTTCAGCATGTTTTGGATGATACTTCAAGTAACCCCCAAGCTAAACAAGTAGCTCAACTCTTGTTTGTGTTGGACAGGATGACAGCCTATCTGTTGTGGCCTGTGTTCAATGTCTGCTGTGAAATTCAAGTACCGATGTTGCTGTAGGAGGTGGAAGGGGAGTCTGGTGAAGGGGGGGAGGGACAGATGTGCAGCAGTGGTGCTTCATATGCTGGTTTCCTTCAAAAGCTCCAAATGAATGATGCATAGGAAGATGAGGGTTGCTTTAGGGTAGCCGAGCTTCAGTGAGAGCCTTGTTTTTAACTGAGTTATGTCCATGTGATTCTTCTAAGGATGTTCCATTTTTCTTGGACCATGGCCCATTCTTGATTATTAGAGGATCCTTGAGGCATCTAGCAATTTGGTGTTTATCTGATTCAGCATTCCTTGTAAAGAAAGGAGTTTGATTCAACTGGTGCTTAAAACTAAATATCCAAACTTCAACTTCATGACTACTGTAAATCACCAGTGATGAAACTACATAGAAGCCATCCTCTGCAAGTGAAAGGATTCTTGTATGTCAAACACTAACAATCTGTATATTCTGCTTGCAAGAAAATGCATTCTCTAAGTATTTTGTAGGCCTAGTGTGTTAAGATGTGCTCATATTGCAGTATGCTATGTAGGACAACCTGCGACTTGAAAGTGTTTGTTTCTACTGTGTAAAGTAGTCACCAGTTTAAGAAATCCCAAGGCAAGCACTGGGTCGCATGTTTTAACAAATAACTGTCACAATTGTCTTGTGACTTCCATCTTGAAGTATAAAGAATTAAGGGATCTGGCATAAAGCTGACTAAGACTAATGAATCAGAACAGCTGGTGCTGTTGAACATACTTGTTCAGCATAGGACATTGGTGCTGGGAATTTTGCGCATGGTCCATGAACTTAGATTCCAGAGGTAGATTTGTaaagcttgtttttgttttttactccaAAAACACATATCCTACTTGGAGGAGCCTTATCTTTAGATCTAAACTTGAGAACTAAGCTTAAGCTTGTTGGCTTTCCTGGCTGATTGGACAGTGTCTCTTAAATATAGCACCAAAATTTTGTGCTggtaaggaagaaagaaaattgagGAGAGGAGATCCTGAATGTTTCTCCGAGCTTTTGttgaaactaaaacaaaaccaggaaGTAGTAACACTCAACTAGTCACTGACCACTTGTTTGTGTCTTGATGGGGCTAGTTTCTGTTCCCCTGGCTTCACTCTGACCTTCTTTGGAAGGCTGAGAGGCAGGCTAGGACTTTAAAGGTGCATAAAACAAAGCTTTAACTGCCTGCTTTTTGTGATCTGTAAAGGAGACGAAATATTAATGTAGCACTTCCTTGGACCTAGTCGATAACATTCTATCCTGTGTCAGGCTAGTATTGAACTTTTATAATAAAATGCAGTACTGGCTGAAATATACTTCACTCTAGTAACATTTTTGCCTCTTATTTCACAGTAAAGTGAAGTACACAAGTTGaatgaaacctttttttaaagactgaagcTTGCGCAGTTGTAACTTCCAAAGTTAGTTGTGGAGGGGAGAACAGTTGTTCTGAGGCTGAATACACTGATTACTCACTGCTGTGATTTCCTAAGAGGGAGTTGCCTCAATTTCAGACTCTTGGTATGCCTTGTGTCATTAACAGTTGAAAGGTGAAAGTCTTTTGCAGTTTCTTGATTATTGTGACTGTATATTTGCTTAAGCCTCTGTGggctaaattattttttctgtcccAGAATTTTCAGAAGCACCCTTCTGGTCAGAAGATGTCTGCCCTTGAAACACTCTTTAAATACATTGATGAACACCAAGATCTCTATGTTCAGGTAAGTGTTCTTTCAGAGCTTTGTCCTGCAGTACAGATGGCTATGGCATAATAGAAGTTGACCTGTGGTCAACTTCAAGCTTGTTAATTTACACCTGTATAATATGCTCAAAGACCTGTAATTTTGTGGGGAACTAGTTGTCCCTTTCAAATGAGACAATGGGTGAATCAAGCCAGACCACTCTTATTTTGTTCCTTGAGTTCTGTCATGGTTCTGTTCAGTCAGACTTAAACTTCCATTGTATGTTTTATTAGGAAATGGTCTATTAACATATAGTGAGATCAGTTACTTATTTAGAGATAGACTAAGTCTGACACTAGTAGATCCTGGATGTCAGACTAGATTTGTATTGTCCCCCTCATGAGATAAGGGGGGAAGATGCAAACAAGGCTAGAACAAAAAGCTTTCTCATATGAAACTGTTCATGCTGGGGTGGGGGAGGTGGGGATGCTATCTTCTGCACTTTGCAGTTTAACTCTGCTACTTAATTGTACCTTGTAAAGCAATCCCTTTCACCCAAATCTGAAGAAATTGACTGTAAGCACTGTAAACTACCAGTTCTGAACCATGCCAAATGTTCAGTTTGGCTTCTCTGCCAGTTCCCTTCACTGCTCTCAATGGGGGGCAGAGGTAAGGCCTTTCTGGGAAGCTCAAAGGACACTAGCTGGTTCTGAATGCTTAAAGCATGACAACCAGAAAGGCACAATATGCACAAGCTGCCATGCTCTTAAGCTCACTTTCTGTATCTGTAAACTGTTTTTGTGCTACACTGCAAGGTACAGCTGTATGAAAGTGAGTTTTAGGGAGGGCTTTTGAGTGCAATACCAGTGTTAGAGTTCTTTGGTTAGAGAACAGCTGACTTGCATCAAGTTAAAACTTGTCTTAAAACAGTATTAATGGAGTTGCAAGGTACTGTATTTGTATAGTGCCTTGCATGCCATAATTGTGTAGTAAAAGCTCtaacttttctgtctttctgtagcGGTTGGCTCAGTGGGTGGCAATCCAGAGTGTGTCAGCATGGCCAGAGAAGAGGGCTGAAATCAGACGCATGATGGAGGTTGCCGCAAAGGATATTGAGCAGCTGGGGGGCACAGCCCAACTCATGGATATTGGGCAGCAACAGGTATGTGAGCATCTGTTAATGTCAACTTAGTAGAAAGTCTCCAGAAGAGACAAGGGTCTTGTGGATGATAGCCTAGAAAGGCAATAGCCTCATGGTGAAGGATAGTGTCTCCTACCACTCAGTCTGAGCTTCCTGTTAAAAACTAACTCTTCATTCTATGTAGTAAATCCATGTTAGTTAAGCATGTCCTATTAGAATTGGGTTAagtgtattaaaatattttaggtaCTTTTCTAACTGAACACAAACAGGATTCCTGCAAACAAAATTAGCAAATGACATTCTGAACAGCAGCAGGCTGGTGTTGGCCCTTGGATATGCATAGGCTGTCAAATTACTTTTCAGAAGTCTTCCAGGAGAGCATTCTGTCACAAGTTTGCACTACTCTTCTGCCAGGTAGGATTTCACCCTATAAGCATCTATCCCTTTCTTGCTGTTCAGACTGCTTTTCTTCACCTGAGGGAAATGCATGTGTTTGAGAGCAAAAACCTCATCCTAGGGAGCCATTCACCTGATAGGCTCCTTTGAAGTGCCCAGTGACTATGATGCTTCATAGGATAAGGCTCATCCCAAAGTTGTTAGACTAGTATTTAGATAATGACACTCAGAAGGCTCCTGTGGAGTATTTGCTCACTTTGAAAGACGGTAGTTGCATATAGTGTTAATGACTGCTGTTTGAAATCTATATGCATGAGGACTCTCTGAGCAGTTCTTGCATTTGACAACTGGAATATACTTGCTTGTAGCAGTACAGGTTGCAGGAATGTAGTAGCTGACTTCTTGTGCCCTTTTGAGGGGAGGGAACTCTTGAAAATCTGTAGGACAATCCTAGTTCTTCTATTACCAACAGCGTAAAATCCTGTCTAAAGTCTTTCAGAATTCACTGCCTGAGGCAAATTTAGTTCCCTTCATCAGTGTAACTTTGGGGACAACTGATTTTACAAAGCTTATTACAAGTAAAACTTCCATTTAGAAAATGCTCTCCAGGATTAAAGTCAAGACTAGCATATACTTTTAGACTTTAGTATTGGTAAAACTAGTCAGTGTAATATGTGCATTGTCCTTCTTTGGTATAGCATTAATGTAAAGTAATTGGCTAACATATTTGATCCAGCTTAGTTTACTGCTGGGAGGCAATTTGTGCTGAGCACTGATTATTGTAAGTGTAAATACTTGTTATTGCTTTAATCACTTAAAGCTGCTGCTGGCCAAGGATGACAACCTATTGATAAAAATCTGAACTTGGAGCCTGTATGAGCAAAAAAGTTGATGCTGGTGATCCTGGTCTGCTGAAACTGTATCTGGGAGTATGTATTAGTTCACCAGGAAGAAAATACATACTGCCTGAGTGAGCACAGTATGTGGTAATTGCTTATGGGATATTCCAAAAAATCAAATTCAACTCTTGAACTAGGATCAAGCTCTTCAGCCCTCCATTGCCATTTCCTTGACAGCATAGGCTGGTAAAGAGAAACAAGAGAAACATTGACTTTATTTGGATGTAGGCACATGCTTAGACTCAGTCTCCTGACAATGGTATCACTTTGTCTGCAAGGCTATATTGTGGACAAGACCAAAGTGCAATGATGTCAGTgcagaataaaatattaaattgagTTCAGCTCTTATGCTTAGGTCAGCATTAGATAAGGCAGTTTGGCATGCAGACAGCTTGCCTTGCTGAATCCTGATGTAGGAATGTTAGTTATAACAGTTCTTGAGTGGCTTGGAACACTTAAGACTTATTACTGAGACTTGTGTTTTACTGGCACAGTGCTGTAATGCTTCATTGGCCCTACTCTGCTTCTGGCAATCAGTTTAAGTAGCTTAGTTTTGTTTAGCTTCTACAAAGGCTACGAAATTAGAGGCATAACGTTGAGTTAATTCATTCATCTGATATGCAAGTGTGGAATGTCACATTTTTAACTTCTCTCCTATTTTTAGCTGCCTGATGGATCAGAGATCCCTCTACCTCCAATTGTTCTGGGAAAACTTGGCTCAGATCCATGCAAAAAAACAGTGTGTGTATATGGCCACCTAGATGTTCAGCCAGCAGCACTAGAAGATGGCTGGGATAGTGAGCCCTTCACGCTGGTGGAAAGAGATGGTAAGAGCTGTGGACTTCCCAGGAATTGAACACTTTAACAAGTGTGGTATTTTTCAACTGTTGTAAGGCTCTACTTTTGAtagaaggggagaaggagagtaaagacagaagtgggcttTTGTTAAGTATTGTTGAAGTAAATGATGCAGGGGGAGCAAAATGGTAAATAAGGAGAGCTGTCAAATCTCAGCTGTTCTTAaggcttttgtttccttttctgacaGTGCAGGCTGTACTTGTATGTTGTCTTCCTTGTAGCTACAGCAGAGTCTTAACTGCTGGCTTCCATGGTAACAGTTTGTTGCCAGCCAGCTTCCTGGAAGAGCAGTTTCTTGTGCTGCTCAAAACTTGCAGCCCATGAGGTGGCTCTGTATCATCAGACTACTGGGTTTTCAAACCACTACATAGGCAAGCACTCCACACAGCTTCCTTAGGCCTAGGGACAGGAGTGGCACAGCAGTCTCTTGGCATTGCCTAGGGTCTGCATGCTATACTACTGTGAATGCTGCAGAAGCTGTGCTGTGCAGAGTTAGTGCCTGGAGAAATGTCCCTCTGGCAGAAATgaggttgaaaaaaaaatcatgcagtcACTCTTGTTGAAGCAGCATGCTGCCAGCAGCCACTGAGGGGACTAAAACTCTTTTGTCTTCTGTGTCTTGGTTGGTCAGCCTTAAGAGTCAAAGGTCATATGAATAAAAGGACATTAACCATTCTTGTTGCATAAGCATCAGAGTTGATCATTGCCAAGAAAAGTATCTGATAACTAGTAGTCTCACCTGGGACCTTGGTCATAGGCAGCAGAATAAGTTATGAAGTCTGATTATCTCATCTGATAGCAAGAGCTAAGCTTGCCTCTGGCTGTGACTTATCTCTGTGTAGTCTGGCAGTGTAGGAGACATATTTACCCGATGGCTCCTTGCAAGCTATCTGACTTGGTCTGTCACTGTACTTGTATCCAGTGCCTAGGGGTTGTAGCCACAGCTCTAATTAGCAGAAATACCTGCCTTTATACTGTGATCCCATGTGCTACATTTCCTGGAACTTCCCTGTTGCCTGTCAAACTTGTTTGTGACTAGAGCACTTTCCAGGGAGGTTCGCTTTTATTTGGAAAAATCCAGGGAAGTGTTTGGCTGCTAGCTACTGGAGTCATGTTGTTCAAGCAAAGAATTACTGACTTAAAGTTATACTGGATAGGCTTCTATTAAATGGTGGTGGTCTGTTTCTATATGCTTACTGATACCTTTGTAGAAAATGGTGTTGTTGTGAAGGACATTGCAATGACTTAGCGGAAAGCCAGTTGCATCTCTTCTGCCAGACTTTTTCCAGCTCCCACTGAGGGAGCAGCTGGGTAGAGGAGGAGCTCTCAACTGTTGCAGCCCTGTACCTATTGCATGTGCATTTGAAGTGGGATGCAAAACTGCTGCTTCAGAAGAACTGGAGATGAAAGTTGGCATAAGCAAGGTTAAAAAGCTTATCCAAAAGGATATTTTGTCTACTGTAGGCAAGAAATGTGACAAGCTTCATCCTATATTTTCCCCACTGGTTAATTCTCTTGTTTCACAGGAAAACTATATGGGCGAGGCTCAACAGATGATAAGGGTCCAGTGCTTGCATGGCTGAACGCATTGGAGGCTTATCAAAAAACTAACCAGGTATGTGCCCAAAATGCATCCTGCTTTATGTACAGCTGAGTCTAGCAATAATTGTTATCCAAGCCACAAACCCATGTGAGGTAAGTGTGCTTATTCAGCTGATCAGAGAAATGGTGCAATAGTCTAAACTTGCTGACTTCCCAGTAGGGATGAGCTGACTTGCTGACAAGTTAGTCTTGCAGATAGCTGGATTGCactttaaacatttttgttacaATGCAGTGTGTAGAGAGGAAAATGCATATGTGTGCATCTGACACAGAAGGAATAATCAAATATGATCATTCTTATGCAGGGATGTCAAATTAGCTTGGCCTTTAGCAAAACTTAGTGTCTCACTGACACTGAATCCGGAGAAGAGAGAACTTGGTAACACTAAACCAGgagctttcttctttttgctcaagAATAAGTGTCATTAGCAATAGCTCAGGATGCCCGCTTTATCTTTAAGAAGACTTGTTgttaattatgaaaagaattTGTAATTCTTGACTGCTGCCTAGGCATGGAGTATGTAGACTAGATGGACAGGTTAACTCTATGAATCACCTATTGTGGCATGCAACTTCTCTTGTGGTTAATGTTAGCTTTGCTAACCCTTTTTCTAGCAACTGAGATCTCTGCTTCTGCACAGTGAAGTGGTTTGGGAAACGGCAGTTTTAGAGCTTAGCTGAAAGACTTTTGACAAAATTCAAACCTTTCAAGAAAAGGTAGCATAAGTGCCCTCAATTTAAGCACAGTCCACACTTTCTAAAACCTGCTTTGGGTACAATTAACAAATCCCACCATTATGGAACTAATTTGACTGTGCCCACTGTTCCACACTGTATGTGACAGGGATCAAAATAAATTACTGATAGCTGAAGAAGTCCAATGTTTTCCACATGCTTAATCTGTTCTTGTTTCATTTGCATAGGAGATTCCAGTAAACATTAAGTTCTGCCTGGAAGGCATGGAGGAATCTGGATCTGAAGGCCTTGATGAACTGATTTTTGCTCAGCAAGATACTTTCTTCAAAGATGTGGATTATGTTTGCATTTCTGACAACTACTGGTTAGGCAAGAATAAGCCTTGTATCACCTATGGTTTGAGGGGTATCTGCTACTACTTCATAGAGGCAAGTCCCAAAATACGCTGTCAAACCAGTGTTACTGAGCTGAATTTTCTAATAGTGTAAATGAGTAGTTGCTCCAGCTTTTTCATGCCAGTAGCTTTTTTAGAGAAGGCAGACTAGACCACTTAAGTAGAACAATTTCTAATGTAATTGTCTGAAGATCTTCCTCTTGCTATCCTGTATGATAGCTGTGGGGGAGGGATAGCTTTCAACTTATCAGCAAAATAAGCCAGCAGCCTTGCTGGAGGATTATTTTGTGGTGTAGATATCTTCATGCAGATACTTCCTTGAATGGAGAAAGATATGTGACCATTAAAGTTTCCAAGGTTGGGACAATTGATACTAAGTGGCTTACACTCTTTAGAGCAATCAAAAGTACTTCTGCCCTAATGTACTGCAACTAAATGCTCTGGTTTCAAAACAGACATTCTCAGAATATGTGCAGCAAAAAGATAGGATAGCAAAAGTCTGTTCTGTGCAATCGTCAGTGTCTTCATGCTAAAATGTAACCTGAATCTCTTAATTCATTTCAACCCAGGTGGAGTGTAGTGAAAAAGACCTTCACTCTGGAGTttatggtggctcagtgcatgaggcGATGACAGATCTCATTACTCTGATGGGTAAGAGAAAGCAGGTTTCACTGAATGCATCTAAAATAGGAGCAAGACCCATTAAAGGGTGAGTTTGTTTCCAGTGAGGGGCTCTTAACTGCTTACACTAGCAAAGTAATAACAGAtgaaatggagcttcccaggtaTGTGTAAAACAGGAAGATCTTAGATAACTTCTTGGCAAGacctttctcatttctttatGCATCTATTTTTAGCTTCCCCTAAAAACCTTGTTACAAATTCATAATTGCTAACTAAAGCAACTGTTTTCTCCAAACTGACACAGATACTATACTGAACTCCTGGGAAAAGTCTGCTGTCAGTCAGACACAACTAGTGATAGAATTAAATACAGGTGAAAAGTGCAGATTCTGGATAGCTGCAGGAACAAGTCACTCCATGATTAACACTAACCTGCAAAATTCCATAAGTTCCTTCCATGCCTAGTGGAAAAGGCTCTTGAAGGTGCCTTCCTTGCTTACAGGGAATTATCAAAAGGCAAACTAAAACTTCCACTTCATGTGGGAAGTGTTCCAAATAATGGCATCTTATTTCATGTGATTGGTTGCTGATCTTAGGTGCTCTTTGTTTGGCAGGTTCCCTTATAGACAAGAAAGGGAAAATTCTCATCCCAGGTATTAATGAAGCAGTAGCACCTGTTACTAATGAGGAGCTGGCACTGTATGAGAAGATTGATTTTGACCTGGAGGAATATGCAAAAGATATAGGAGCAACAAAACTATTGCATGATACAAAGGTATGATACTGTACTCCTCCCTGTATACCCTGGTTTAGCTGTGTTAGTCCAAGCTATGTGTATTTGTAGATGGTAGTGAGCTTTTTTGCATGTTCCTGTAGGTATCAAGTAATTCAGTAGGCAGAGAATTCATCTGTCTCCAAATCTGACATAGCCTTGAAGATAACTTCACCTACCCTACATTTGACCTCATACTTAACAgcacttcttctgtgaagtgttaTGGGATTGGAAACCTAGTCTAGGTTATCCCATATTTAAAATGTGTGGTCTAGGCCTTAACCTTTAAAGCTGCTCCCTAGTCTATAAGCAGTATTTCAAACTTGTGCAGAACTTTAACACTTTTCTCTTAATGCTAGATAGGAACTGCTAGCACAGGAGGAACTTAACAGAGGTTGGATACTACATCTACACAAAGTATCTGAACTCCTGCATCTATGTACAAAGTTCAGTGGGGTATCAAAAATGAAGTAGTTATAGAGAATTGCTCTTCTCGTAAGGTTAGAAAACAGAATAGCTGTGAACTTAAGGTTGACGTACTGAATGTCTTCCTAGACCCGGCAAACACTGTCTTGTAGCAGTGAACTAGGCAAGTATATTTGAACAGACAAGTTCAATAAACTTATGTCTGAACTTCTCAAATCTTAATCATGGGaacttttcaaacatttttaagaaCATCAGGGAATCTTGCAAGTTATaggttttactttttaatttaagaaTTAAAATACCTTAGATGTAAACATGCCTACTGTCATAAAAGCAGAAACAATCAGTGCTGTAAAAGACACTTTTATATATGCAGGCCTGTCTTTTGTCGTAGTACTGTCAGAAGATTTCAGACTTGACTCAAGCAGCCCTAAGTGATAATTTTATATGCTCAGTCTTgtctctgcatgctctgctttaTATCAGCTGAGAGCACACAGGCTTCCTTGTTTTTCCTTGTCCTGTAGTGCAATGGATGTAATAT contains:
- the CNDP2 gene encoding cytosolic non-specific dipeptidase; translation: MSALETLFKYIDEHQDLYVQRLAQWVAIQSVSAWPEKRAEIRRMMEVAAKDIEQLGGTAQLMDIGQQQLPDGSEIPLPPIVLGKLGSDPCKKTVCVYGHLDVQPAALEDGWDSEPFTLVERDGKLYGRGSTDDKGPVLAWLNALEAYQKTNQEIPVNIKFCLEGMEESGSEGLDELIFAQQDTFFKDVDYVCISDNYWLGKNKPCITYGLRGICYYFIEVECSEKDLHSGVYGGSVHEAMTDLITLMGSLIDKKGKILIPGINEAVAPVTNEELALYEKIDFDLEEYAKDIGATKLLHDTKRGILMHRWRYPSLSLHGIEGAFAGSGAKTVIPRKVIGKFSIRLVPNMTPEEVTKHVEDYVSKKFAELKSPNKFRVYLGHGGKPWVSDFNHPHYMAGRRAMKTVFGVEPDLTREGGSIPVTLTFQEATGKNVMLLPVGAADDGAHSQNEKLNRYNYIQGVKMLGAYLHEVSQLKD